The Dasypus novemcinctus isolate mDasNov1 chromosome 13, mDasNov1.1.hap2, whole genome shotgun sequence genome segment CTGGCAGGTAGGAAGTACGCACCTGGCAGGTGGCACTGGTGGATTCCACTGTCCCACTTAGGATCAGAACCAGCTCAAAGTCACCCTCACCACTGCGAAGGGGGAGATCTTTCAAGGGGCTGGtctcatctaccacatggtagaaAGTAAGGGGTAGAATAAGGAATGGGCTGTCAGAAGCCGTGTCTACTTGGAAAGTCACATTGACCTGGTTGAGTCGGATGTTCTCACCCTCCTTGGTCTGGTGGGTCTGGAGGAGTTTGCCTGTCACCTGGCAGCCTATGAGAAGACTCTTACGCATATTGGCAACTCGGATCATAAGGCAGGGCTTCCCATTGTGGGCAGCTACAACGGCATGCTGGCTGAAACGGATGGTCTCTGCCCTCTTTTTGGGCCGGGCAATCTTGGCCAAGAAGGTACCTGTGATGAAGATTTCCAGGATGGTGGTGAGCACCAGCTGGGCAATAAGAAGCACAATGGCCAGTGGGCATTCCTCACTGATGTAGCGGAAACCATAGCCAATAGTGGTCTGGGATtcaagagagaagaggaaagctCCAGTGAGTGTGTGAACCTGTACCACACAGGGGGTGTGGTTGGCCGGAGGGCCCAGCTCTAGCAGGTCCCCATGGACAACAGCTACCAGATACCACACTACACCAAAGAGGAA includes the following:
- the KCNJ10 gene encoding ATP-sensitive inward rectifier potassium channel 10 yields the protein MTSVAKVYYSQTTQTESRPLMGPGIRRRRVLTKDGRSNVRMEHIADKRFLYLKDLWTTFIDMQWRYKLLLFSATFAGTWFLFGVVWYLVAVVHGDLLELGPPANHTPCVVQVHTLTGAFLFSLESQTTIGYGFRYISEECPLAIVLLIAQLVLTTILEIFITGTFLAKIARPKKRAETIRFSQHAVVAAHNGKPCLMIRVANMRKSLLIGCQVTGKLLQTHQTKEGENIRLNQVNVTFQVDTASDSPFLILPLTFYHVVDETSPLKDLPLRSGEGDFELVLILSGTVESTSATCQVRTSYLPEEILWGYEFTPAISLSASGKYIADFSLFDQVVKVAPPSGLRDSTVPYGDPEKLKLEESLREQADKEGSALSVRISNV